A genomic window from Cinclus cinclus chromosome 5, bCinCin1.1, whole genome shotgun sequence includes:
- the TMEM192 gene encoding transmembrane protein 192 — MALTAGRQRQDLDNGSLEITQSLEDDPLLDAPLISSHTLHSQLRPRFHAIPAVLLANFLLLIHVAFVVLAFLAAMFCSYPNPNQDKCPGNYTHPLKVQTVIIIAKVVLWVLHVIFEWYVQHHHSRVRRGGYFSIYRSTRHLKRLPLLIHATGNTALLLILSVQHSFPDHSKVYLYLFLGVLSLEMISSLTCLVIYTVKISNFNRAKPRPDIIEEEKMYAYPTHITSEVGFRENSSLEEIVEKQGDVIEYLQRHNALLSKRLLALTSQRIKT; from the exons ATGGCGCTGACGGCGGGGAGGCAGCGGCAGGACCTGGACAAC GGTTCCTTGGAAATAACACAGAGTTTGGAAGATGATCCTCTACTGGACGCACCACTCATTTCTTCTCATACATTGCATTCTCAGCTGAGGCCAAGATTTCATGCTATCCCAGCAGTACTCCTTGCCAATTTCCTGTTGCTAATACAT GTTGCTTTTGTTGTTCTAGCATTTTTAGCAGCTATGTTTTGTTCTTACCCCAATCCAAACCAAGATAAGTGCCCTGGAAACTACACTCACCCACTTAAAGTGCAGACTGTCATAATAATTGCAAAAGTAGTTCTGTGGGTTCTGCATGTTATTTTTGAATGGTATGTCCAGCACCACCACAGCAGAGTCAGAAGAGGAGGTTACTTCTCTATATACAGATCAACAAGGCATCTGAAAAGGCTTCCACTGCTGATACATGCAACAG GTAATACAGCCCTGCTCTTGATTCTGTCAGTGCAGCATTCCTTTCCCGATCACAGCAAAGTGTACCTGTATCTTTTCCTGGGAGTCCTGAGCCTGGAGATGATTAGTTCCCTGACATGCTTAGTGATTTACACAG TGAAAATAAGCAACTTCAATCGTGCCAAACCAAGACCTGATATAattgaagaagaaaagatgTATGCTTACCCTACTCACATTACCTCAGAAGTTGGATTCAG GGAAAATTCCAGTTTAGAAGAGATAGTTGAGAAGCAAGGAGATGTAATAGAGTATCTTCAGCGACACAACGCACTGCTCAGCAAGAGACTATTGGCGTTAACATCTCAGCGAATCAAAACTTGA